A genomic window from Equus caballus isolate H_3958 breed thoroughbred chromosome 5, TB-T2T, whole genome shotgun sequence includes:
- the CCDC190 gene encoding coiled-coil domain-containing protein 190 isoform X1 produces MQRMERHMVRGPLYKHFDWERKSAKQAEARLSQRLQRLEDICLYHMKLLTREQRQLQKELQRLQQADIIKKKFSSYFGNGIQQRPEDVLVFSPHGEQKHRVPQANKVRALAASVTPKIYKTKSQMPPFHRTGLKDPRRSKEQLPSQNDKTPDFIEEKSQAQENDSINPPKGKDANTGISLLCQDQEVSTQTPDQGLSSSPAGDSGMAHVDETRSKDADGNLDHDTGKQIPPNPMECAGNFKVKSTTSTYLELFAKVRNAHYLRHRVPPESERLLSLGEIFGHKESL; encoded by the exons ATGCAGAGGATGGAGAGGCACATGGTCAGGGGACCACTGTATAAGCACTTCGATTGGGAGAGGAAGAGCGCCAAGCAGGCTGAGGCCAGACTCAGCCAAAGACTGCAGAGACTAGAGGATATCTGTCTGTACCACATGAAGCTGCTGACCAGGGAGCAGAGACAGCTCCAGAAAGAACTGCAGAGGTTGCAGCAAG CAGATATCATCAAGAAAAAGTTCTCCTCTTATTTTGGAAATGGGATTCAGCAAAGACCAGAAGATGTTCTCGTGTTCTCACCACACGGGGAGCAGAAGCACAGAGTTCCACAGGCTAATAAAGTTAG AGCTCTGGCAGCAAGTGTGACCCCCAAAATATACAAGACCAAGTCCCAGATGCCTCCTTTCCATCGCACTGGCCTCAAGGACCCCAGGAGAAGCAAAGAGCAGTTGCCATCTCAAAACGACAAAACTCCCGACTTCATAGAAGAGAAGTCACAAGCCCAAGAGAACGATTCTATAAACCCACCGAAGGGCAAAGACGCCAATACGGGCATCTCTCTTTTATGTCAAGATCAAGAAGTCTCTACCCAAACCCCAGACCAAGGCCTCAGTTCCAGCCCAGCTGGTGACAGTGGAATGGCACATGTTGATGAGACCAGATCAAAAGATGCCGATGGAAACCTGGACCACGACACTGGGAAACAAATTCCCCCGAACCCCATGGAATGTGCAGGAAACTTCAAAGTCAAGTCCACAACGTCAACCTACTTAGAGTTGTTTGCAAAGGTCAGAAACGCCCACTACCTCCGGCACAGGGTCCCTCCTGAGTCTGAGAGATTGCTTAGCCTTGGGGAGATATTCGGGCACAAGGAATCCTTGTAG
- the CCDC190 gene encoding coiled-coil domain-containing protein 190 isoform X2, which produces MQRMERHMVRGPLYKHFDWERKSAKQAEARLSQRLQRLEDICLYHMKLLTREQRQLQKELQRLQQDIIKKKFSSYFGNGIQQRPEDVLVFSPHGEQKHRVPQANKVRALAASVTPKIYKTKSQMPPFHRTGLKDPRRSKEQLPSQNDKTPDFIEEKSQAQENDSINPPKGKDANTGISLLCQDQEVSTQTPDQGLSSSPAGDSGMAHVDETRSKDADGNLDHDTGKQIPPNPMECAGNFKVKSTTSTYLELFAKVRNAHYLRHRVPPESERLLSLGEIFGHKESL; this is translated from the exons ATGCAGAGGATGGAGAGGCACATGGTCAGGGGACCACTGTATAAGCACTTCGATTGGGAGAGGAAGAGCGCCAAGCAGGCTGAGGCCAGACTCAGCCAAAGACTGCAGAGACTAGAGGATATCTGTCTGTACCACATGAAGCTGCTGACCAGGGAGCAGAGACAGCTCCAGAAAGAACTGCAGAGGTTGCAGCAAG ATATCATCAAGAAAAAGTTCTCCTCTTATTTTGGAAATGGGATTCAGCAAAGACCAGAAGATGTTCTCGTGTTCTCACCACACGGGGAGCAGAAGCACAGAGTTCCACAGGCTAATAAAGTTAG AGCTCTGGCAGCAAGTGTGACCCCCAAAATATACAAGACCAAGTCCCAGATGCCTCCTTTCCATCGCACTGGCCTCAAGGACCCCAGGAGAAGCAAAGAGCAGTTGCCATCTCAAAACGACAAAACTCCCGACTTCATAGAAGAGAAGTCACAAGCCCAAGAGAACGATTCTATAAACCCACCGAAGGGCAAAGACGCCAATACGGGCATCTCTCTTTTATGTCAAGATCAAGAAGTCTCTACCCAAACCCCAGACCAAGGCCTCAGTTCCAGCCCAGCTGGTGACAGTGGAATGGCACATGTTGATGAGACCAGATCAAAAGATGCCGATGGAAACCTGGACCACGACACTGGGAAACAAATTCCCCCGAACCCCATGGAATGTGCAGGAAACTTCAAAGTCAAGTCCACAACGTCAACCTACTTAGAGTTGTTTGCAAAGGTCAGAAACGCCCACTACCTCCGGCACAGGGTCCCTCCTGAGTCTGAGAGATTGCTTAGCCTTGGGGAGATATTCGGGCACAAGGAATCCTTGTAG